A region of Leisingera thetidis DNA encodes the following proteins:
- a CDS encoding DMT family transporter, with the protein MPGIMQQGKGRRITRPAFAAPMHSQARVMLGLSVLLLGVNWPVMKLGLDYFSPFWMVCLRFLLSAPAVAALIVISRRRLPVLTRADVPVILGVAAFQFAGMMGLATLALTLVPAGTASILIYTTPVWLLLIDMILGEAKIIRKRKATALVSAAGCAVIVFSPGKSGMWGALLLILVASALWAIAMRLVNRHKWQGSVRDALFWQMLIAGLALLPVAYFTEGPFAPRSLTPVSVTLLVLIGPVASGAGFGFMIAAGRSLPAARVALISTATPLIGFLSATLALGEPVQAATLIGGGVMLAALVRGGVQTVTPGATAEGAGHRPQTTWHRPKACGPHIPETPRKRPNSTRTPPQRPFP; encoded by the coding sequence ATGCCCGGCATCATGCAACAAGGCAAAGGCCGGCGCATCACCCGCCCGGCCTTTGCCGCACCCATGCATAGCCAAGCCCGCGTCATGCTGGGCCTGTCGGTTCTGCTGCTGGGCGTGAACTGGCCCGTGATGAAGCTCGGGCTTGATTACTTTTCGCCCTTTTGGATGGTCTGCCTGCGCTTTCTTCTCAGTGCTCCGGCGGTTGCCGCGCTGATTGTCATCTCCCGCCGCCGCCTGCCGGTTCTGACAAGGGCTGATGTGCCGGTCATCCTGGGTGTCGCGGCCTTCCAGTTCGCCGGCATGATGGGGCTGGCAACTCTGGCGCTTACGCTTGTCCCGGCGGGAACAGCCAGCATTCTGATCTATACGACGCCTGTCTGGCTCTTGCTGATCGACATGATTCTTGGCGAAGCAAAGATAATCCGCAAACGCAAGGCAACTGCGCTTGTGTCCGCCGCGGGCTGCGCGGTGATCGTCTTTTCCCCGGGCAAATCCGGTATGTGGGGGGCGCTGCTGCTTATCCTGGTGGCCTCTGCCCTTTGGGCAATCGCAATGCGGCTTGTCAACCGCCACAAATGGCAGGGCAGCGTCCGCGATGCCCTGTTCTGGCAAATGCTGATTGCCGGCTTGGCCCTGCTGCCGGTTGCCTATTTCACCGAGGGCCCCTTTGCGCCGCGGTCGCTGACACCGGTTTCCGTTACCCTCTTGGTGCTCATCGGTCCGGTGGCCAGCGGCGCCGGCTTCGGGTTCATGATTGCCGCGGGCCGCAGCCTGCCGGCAGCACGTGTCGCACTGATCAGCACCGCAACACCGCTCATCGGCTTCCTCTCGGCAACTCTGGCGTTGGGGGAACCCGTGCAGGCCGCGACCTTGATTGGCGGTGGAGTCATGCTCGCGGCTCTGGTGCGGGGCGGCGTCCAGACTGTGACACCCGGCGCTACTGCGGAGGGTGCCGGCCACCGCCCGCAAACGACTTGGCATAGGCCGAAGGCGTGCGGCCCACATATTCCTGAAACGCCACGGAAAAGGCCGAACTCGACGAGAACCCCACCTCAAAGGCCGTTTCCGTGA
- a CDS encoding zinc-binding alcohol dehydrogenase family protein — protein MQHVTTNKAVALTRYLPVSDPDAFSDVELPVPAPAGQDILVEIKAVAVNPVDTKVRAPKDKVEETPRVLGWDASGIVTAVGPDATLFKPGDAVYYAGDITRPGSNQQYQLADERIVGRKPESLSHAEAAALPLTTITAYEAMFDRLAIDRDGADAGQSILMIGGAGGVGSIAIQLAKRAGLTVIASASRPETIAWVKALGADHTVSHREDMVAQTRALGFHHVDHIAIFNDMRHWNAAVELIRPQGGIVTIDDTGLPMPMAGMKTKAAALHWEFMFARAMHQTPDMIEQHKLLSFVADEIDAGRIRTTLSEVLSPINAENLRKAHAAIEAGTAKGKIVLEGF, from the coding sequence ATGCAACACGTGACTACCAATAAAGCTGTCGCCCTGACGCGCTACCTGCCGGTCAGTGATCCCGACGCCTTTTCCGATGTGGAATTGCCTGTTCCTGCCCCCGCCGGCCAGGACATTCTGGTTGAGATCAAGGCGGTTGCCGTCAACCCCGTCGACACCAAAGTGCGCGCGCCCAAGGACAAGGTGGAAGAAACGCCGCGCGTCCTCGGTTGGGATGCCTCCGGCATCGTCACCGCTGTCGGTCCGGATGCGACGCTCTTCAAACCCGGCGACGCCGTATATTATGCCGGTGACATCACCCGTCCCGGCAGCAACCAGCAATACCAGCTGGCCGATGAACGGATCGTGGGCCGCAAACCCGAAAGCCTCAGCCACGCCGAAGCCGCCGCGCTGCCGCTGACCACCATCACCGCCTATGAAGCCATGTTCGACCGGCTTGCCATCGACCGTGACGGCGCGGATGCCGGCCAGTCCATCCTGATGATCGGCGGTGCAGGCGGCGTCGGGTCGATCGCCATCCAGCTGGCCAAACGCGCCGGCCTGACCGTGATTGCCTCGGCCTCGCGTCCCGAAACCATCGCCTGGGTCAAGGCGCTCGGCGCAGATCATACGGTCAGCCACCGCGAGGACATGGTGGCGCAAACCCGCGCGCTCGGCTTTCACCACGTCGATCACATCGCGATTTTCAACGACATGCGCCACTGGAATGCGGCTGTCGAACTGATCCGGCCGCAAGGCGGGATCGTGACCATTGATGACACCGGTTTGCCAATGCCGATGGCGGGCATGAAAACCAAGGCCGCAGCGCTGCACTGGGAATTCATGTTCGCCCGCGCCATGCATCAGACACCGGACATGATCGAACAGCACAAGCTGCTGAGCTTTGTTGCCGATGAGATCGACGCGGGCCGCATCCGCACCACGCTGAGCGAAGTCCTTTCGCCGATCAATGCAGAGAACCTGCGCAAGGCCCATGCCGCCATCGAAGCCGGCACCGCAAAAGGCAAGATCGTTCTGGAAGGGTTCTGA
- a CDS encoding cupin domain-containing protein, which produces MSRPLSAREIDQARGNNRIGTRLVAETGNMKIWHLRLAPGETLAAHRHDRPYFWTVLTDGKARSRHGDGRIEDVTYANGQTQHFPDLTPDNAFVHDLTNTGDAELVFVTIEFDC; this is translated from the coding sequence ATGAGCCGTCCCTTGTCCGCCCGCGAGATTGATCAAGCCCGCGGCAACAACCGGATCGGCACCAGGCTTGTTGCCGAAACCGGCAACATGAAGATCTGGCACTTGCGTCTCGCTCCCGGCGAGACGCTTGCCGCCCACCGGCATGACCGGCCCTATTTCTGGACGGTTCTGACCGACGGGAAAGCCAGGTCGCGCCATGGCGACGGCCGCATCGAGGATGTCACCTATGCCAACGGCCAGACACAGCACTTCCCCGATCTGACGCCGGACAATGCCTTTGTTCACGACCTGACAAATACCGGAGACGCCGAGCTTGTCTTCGTCACCATCGAATTCGACTGCTGA
- a CDS encoding alkene reductase — protein MTTLFDSAKVGALHLPSRMALAPMTRCRTDQPGNIPNAMMADYYAQRAGAVLIITEATQISQQGQGYSFTPGIHSEEQVAGWRKVTGAVHQAGGRIVNQLWHVGRMSHAMFHADGRPVAPSAIAPDATVWVVDPETGKGGMVDCPIPRALETAEVAGVIADYAAAARNAKEAGFDGVEIHAANGYLIDEFLRAGSNKREDQYGGSVENRIRFAIEAAGAAAAELGADRVGIRISPFITQRGMDDPDAPATILAMARELGRIGIAYIHIAEADWDDAPETPRAFREALRAVFPGAIIVAGGYDKNKAEAILAEELADVVAFGRPFIANPDLPRRYAEGLPLADFDGDTLFGGDQQGYTTYGNYEAAA, from the coding sequence ATGACCACTCTTTTTGACTCCGCCAAAGTGGGCGCCTTGCATCTGCCATCGCGCATGGCACTGGCCCCGATGACACGCTGCCGCACCGATCAGCCTGGCAATATCCCCAATGCGATGATGGCGGATTATTATGCCCAACGCGCCGGCGCGGTGCTGATCATCACCGAGGCCACCCAGATCAGCCAACAGGGTCAGGGCTACTCCTTCACCCCGGGCATCCACTCCGAAGAACAGGTGGCAGGCTGGCGCAAGGTGACCGGTGCCGTGCATCAGGCGGGCGGGCGCATCGTCAACCAGCTTTGGCATGTGGGCCGGATGAGCCACGCGATGTTCCATGCGGACGGACGGCCGGTCGCGCCTTCGGCAATTGCCCCCGATGCAACCGTCTGGGTTGTCGATCCTGAGACCGGCAAAGGCGGCATGGTCGACTGCCCCATCCCCCGCGCACTGGAAACCGCCGAGGTCGCAGGCGTCATCGCCGATTACGCAGCGGCCGCACGAAACGCCAAGGAGGCCGGGTTTGACGGTGTCGAAATCCACGCGGCCAACGGCTACCTGATCGACGAATTCCTGCGCGCCGGTTCAAACAAACGCGAAGATCAATACGGCGGCAGCGTTGAAAACCGCATTCGCTTTGCCATCGAGGCGGCCGGGGCTGCGGCCGCTGAACTCGGCGCGGATCGCGTGGGTATCCGGATCTCTCCCTTCATCACGCAGCGCGGCATGGATGACCCTGACGCCCCCGCCACCATTCTGGCAATGGCCAGGGAGCTCGGCCGCATCGGCATCGCGTACATCCATATCGCCGAGGCGGACTGGGACGACGCCCCGGAAACACCGCGCGCCTTCCGCGAAGCACTGCGCGCGGTGTTTCCCGGCGCGATCATCGTTGCCGGCGGCTATGACAAGAACAAGGCCGAGGCCATCCTGGCTGAAGAACTGGCCGATGTGGTGGCCTTTGGACGCCCGTTCATCGCCAACCCCGACCTGCCGCGCCGCTATGCCGAAGGTTTGCCGCTGGCAGACTTTGACGGCGATACGCTCTTTGGCGGCGATCAGCAGGGTTACACCACCTACGGCAACTATGAGGCGGCGGCATGA
- a CDS encoding SDR family oxidoreductase — MTGVTNKKALVIGGTSGIGAAVADALAERGAEVVRASRATGLDVSDGAALSSWIVQQGPIDHLVFTAGSQAPGGAIASLDLDAARAAFDTKFWGSIRAAQAAAPHLREGGTITFTSGFLARRTVPGTFTKTAINAALEASAKILAKELAPIRVNVVSPGLTETEAYAGMDADARRQMLEGAASRLPAGRVARPHDVAAGHLFAIETPSVTGAVIDIDGGALIN, encoded by the coding sequence ATGACTGGCGTGACCAATAAGAAAGCACTCGTGATCGGCGGTACATCTGGCATTGGCGCTGCGGTGGCTGACGCTCTGGCCGAACGCGGCGCCGAGGTGGTGCGGGCCAGCCGCGCGACGGGGCTGGATGTCTCCGACGGTGCAGCTTTGTCCAGCTGGATTGTCCAGCAAGGACCGATCGATCACCTTGTCTTCACCGCAGGCTCACAAGCGCCGGGCGGTGCCATCGCCTCCCTTGATCTGGACGCTGCCCGCGCCGCCTTTGACACCAAGTTCTGGGGCAGCATCCGCGCCGCGCAGGCCGCAGCCCCCCACCTGCGGGAAGGCGGCACGATCACCTTCACCAGCGGTTTTCTGGCCCGGCGCACTGTACCCGGCACGTTCACCAAAACCGCGATCAACGCAGCTCTCGAAGCCAGCGCCAAGATCCTTGCCAAGGAACTTGCCCCGATCCGCGTCAATGTTGTCAGCCCGGGGCTGACCGAGACAGAGGCCTATGCCGGGATGGATGCAGATGCGCGCCGGCAAATGCTTGAAGGCGCCGCCTCCCGCCTGCCCGCGGGCCGTGTGGCCCGGCCCCATGACGTGGCCGCGGGCCATCTCTTTGCGATTGAAACCCCTTCCGTCACTGGCGCCGTGATCGACATCGACGGCGGTGCGCTGATCAATTGA
- a CDS encoding glyoxalase has product MQLDHVTIRTRNLAGTRDFFIDVFGLAEKPRPKAIQRIPGHWLYAGDDPIVHLIGSRGLGPNASPEAWDHVGFRLAGYTRFRTRLEERGIRYSTMDLPELNERRLFFHAPCGQLIETVFRETKTFSGDEE; this is encoded by the coding sequence ATGCAGCTTGACCATGTGACCATACGCACCCGAAACCTCGCTGGAACGCGGGACTTCTTCATTGATGTCTTCGGTCTTGCAGAAAAGCCGCGTCCCAAGGCGATCCAGCGCATTCCGGGCCATTGGCTCTATGCCGGGGACGATCCCATTGTCCATCTGATCGGCTCGCGCGGGCTGGGTCCGAATGCCAGCCCCGAAGCCTGGGATCACGTCGGGTTTCGCTTGGCCGGCTACACCCGCTTTCGCACCAGGCTCGAAGAACGCGGCATCCGCTATTCCACCATGGATCTGCCGGAACTGAACGAACGGCGCCTGTTCTTCCACGCCCCCTGCGGACAACTCATCGAAACCGTGTTTCGCGAAACCAAGACATTTTCCGGAGACGAAGAATGA
- a CDS encoding MFS transporter produces MLSILRNRTYRHLFLAQIVALTGTGLATVALGLLAYDLAGARAGVVLGTALTIKMLAYVTVAPIAAAWAEQLDRRRMLITLDLLRMAVAVCLPFVSEVWQVYVLIFLLQSASAGFTPAFQASIPDVLTEETEYTRALSLSRLAYELESLVSPMLAAALLVLVSSSTLFWGTAAGFAASALLLFSIALPSPEPKAPRPIWQRTTRGIRNYLRTPRLRGLLALNWVVSAMAAMVLVNTVVLVRAGLGQGESAVALALACFGGGAMLSAMLLPRLLERLPDRSVMLAGGALGCAALMVLALTTLMQPLGFVRLAIAWFVIGLGYSAVLTPSGRLLARSAHAADRPAIFAAQFTLSHACWLLFYPLSAWLMAVWGAGAAMLVLALLAAAGLAAAQHLWPRDSAAPVPHSHTGLPPDHPHLQGPGPHAHPIVIDDLHPRIPPDPPR; encoded by the coding sequence ATGCTTTCCATCCTGCGCAACCGGACCTACCGGCATTTGTTCCTGGCCCAGATCGTGGCGCTGACCGGCACCGGGCTGGCGACCGTGGCGCTTGGCCTTCTGGCCTATGATCTGGCGGGCGCGCGCGCCGGGGTGGTGCTGGGCACCGCGCTGACGATCAAGATGTTGGCCTATGTCACCGTGGCCCCGATTGCCGCCGCCTGGGCAGAGCAGCTGGACCGGCGCAGGATGCTGATCACCCTGGATCTGCTGCGGATGGCGGTGGCGGTTTGCCTGCCGTTCGTTTCCGAGGTCTGGCAGGTCTATGTTCTTATCTTCCTGCTGCAGTCGGCCTCCGCCGGGTTCACCCCGGCGTTTCAGGCCTCGATCCCCGATGTGCTGACGGAGGAGACGGAGTACACCCGGGCGTTGTCGCTGTCGCGGCTGGCCTATGAGCTGGAAAGCCTCGTCAGCCCGATGCTGGCTGCGGCACTGCTGGTGCTGGTCAGCTCCTCGACGCTGTTCTGGGGCACTGCGGCGGGTTTCGCCGCCTCGGCTTTGCTGCTGTTCTCCATTGCCTTGCCGTCGCCGGAACCCAAGGCCCCCCGGCCCATCTGGCAGCGCACCACCCGCGGCATCCGGAACTATTTGCGGACCCCGCGGCTGCGCGGGCTGCTGGCGCTGAACTGGGTTGTTTCGGCGATGGCCGCGATGGTGCTGGTCAACACCGTGGTGCTGGTGCGGGCCGGCTTGGGGCAGGGGGAAAGCGCGGTGGCCCTGGCGCTGGCCTGTTTCGGCGGCGGCGCGATGCTGTCGGCGATGCTGCTGCCGCGCCTGCTGGAGCGTTTGCCGGACCGCAGCGTCATGCTGGCTGGCGGCGCCCTCGGCTGTGCCGCGCTGATGGTGCTGGCACTGACCACGCTGATGCAGCCGCTGGGGTTTGTACGGCTGGCAATTGCCTGGTTCGTGATCGGCCTTGGATATTCCGCGGTTCTGACACCCTCGGGGCGGCTCTTGGCGCGTTCTGCCCATGCCGCGGACCGGCCCGCCATCTTTGCCGCGCAGTTCACCCTGTCGCATGCCTGCTGGCTGCTGTTCTACCCGCTGTCGGCCTGGCTGATGGCGGTCTGGGGGGCCGGGGCCGCGATGCTGGTTCTGGCGCTGCTGGCGGCTGCGGGTCTGGCCGCGGCGCAGCATCTGTGGCCGCGGGACAGCGCAGCCCCGGTTCCGCACAGCCACACCGGCCTGCCGCCGGATCATCCGCATCTGCAAGGCCCCGGTCCGCATGCGCATCCGATTGTGATCGACGATCTGCACCCGCGGATCCCGCCGGATCCGCCGCGCTGA
- the hutI gene encoding imidazolonepropionase, whose product MTGEYVLTGARLATMAGTNAPYGLIEDGAVAVSGGRIVWAGPRADLSADNFPWEQRDLGGRLVTPGLIDCHTHIVFGGNRAMEFEMRLNGASYEEVARAGGGIVSTVSATREASLERLVQDALPRLDALLAEGATVVEVKSGYGLDRETELNMLRAARRLGELRPVTVKTTFLGAHAAPAEYKGRDDTYIDEVCIPALRAAHAEGLVDAVDGFCENIAFAPAQIERVFKAAQELGLPVKLHAEQLSHQGGTALAAQYGALSVDHVEYATEDDARAMAASGSVAVILPGAFYTIRETQAPPIEHFRTHGVPMALATDCNPGSSPLTSLLLTMNMGCTLFRMTPEEALAGVTRNAAQALGLTDRGQISAGMRADLAVWDVATPGELAYRIGFNPLHSRIYEGKQ is encoded by the coding sequence GTGACAGGAGAGTATGTTCTGACAGGCGCGCGGCTGGCCACGATGGCCGGAACAAATGCGCCTTATGGTTTGATTGAAGACGGGGCCGTTGCGGTTTCCGGCGGCAGAATCGTCTGGGCCGGGCCGCGGGCAGATTTGTCAGCTGACAATTTTCCCTGGGAGCAGCGCGATCTGGGCGGCCGGTTGGTAACGCCGGGGCTGATCGACTGCCACACCCATATCGTTTTTGGCGGCAACCGGGCGATGGAGTTCGAGATGCGCCTGAACGGCGCGTCTTATGAAGAGGTTGCGCGGGCAGGGGGCGGCATCGTCTCCACCGTGTCGGCGACCCGCGAGGCCTCGCTGGAGCGGCTGGTGCAAGATGCGCTGCCGCGTCTGGATGCGCTGCTGGCCGAGGGCGCGACGGTGGTGGAGGTGAAATCCGGCTACGGGCTGGACCGCGAGACCGAACTCAACATGCTGCGCGCCGCTCGGCGTCTGGGTGAGCTGCGCCCGGTGACGGTGAAAACCACCTTCCTCGGCGCCCATGCGGCGCCTGCCGAGTACAAGGGCCGTGACGACACCTATATCGACGAGGTCTGCATTCCCGCCCTGCGCGCTGCCCATGCCGAAGGGCTGGTGGATGCGGTCGACGGCTTCTGCGAGAACATCGCCTTTGCCCCGGCGCAGATCGAACGGGTGTTCAAGGCCGCGCAGGAACTGGGCCTGCCGGTGAAACTGCACGCCGAGCAGCTGAGCCATCAGGGCGGCACCGCGCTGGCGGCGCAGTACGGCGCGTTGTCCGTCGATCATGTGGAATACGCCACCGAGGACGACGCCCGCGCGATGGCCGCCAGCGGCTCTGTCGCGGTGATCCTGCCCGGCGCATTTTATACCATCCGCGAAACCCAGGCACCGCCGATCGAGCATTTCCGCACCCACGGCGTGCCGATGGCGCTGGCGACCGATTGCAACCCCGGCTCCTCGCCGCTGACCTCGCTGCTGCTGACGATGAACATGGGCTGCACCCTGTTCCGGATGACGCCGGAGGAGGCGCTGGCAGGCGTCACCCGCAACGCCGCACAGGCGCTGGGGTTAACTGACCGCGGTCAAATATCCGCCGGCATGCGCGCCGATCTGGCGGTCTGGGACGTCGCAACCCCCGGCGAGCTGGCCTACCGCATCGGCTTCAACCCGCTTCACTCCCGTATCTATGAGGGCAAACAATGA
- the hutH gene encoding histidine ammonia-lyase, with protein sequence MIQMIPGTVTLSTLEDIYRNLTPARLDASAREPVEAAARMVAEAAAGEEAVYGINTGFGKLASTKIAPADTATLQRNLILSHCCGVGEALPEDKTRLMMTLKLLSMGRGASGVRWLVIEQIEQMLERGVVPVIPSQGSVGASGDLAPLAHMAAAMIGAGEATYDGTRMSSAEALKKAGLEPIVLGPKEGLGLINGTQFSTACALAGLFDAWRMAEASMAIASLSTDAIMGSTAPLIADIHSLRGHAGQIDVAREMRAIMDGSEIRESHREGDTRVQDPYCIRCQPQVVGAALDVLRMAAKTLEIEANAVTDNPLVLVNEGRIVSGGNFHAEYVGFAADQIALAVAEIGAIAQRRVALMVDPTLSHDLPPFLTPDPGLNSGFMIAEVTTAALMSENKHLANPCVTDSTPTSANQEDHVSMAAHGALRLSKMNANLSVILGVEMLCAAQGVEARAPLKTSERLQDVLAMLREEIPALAEDRYLAPDIETASAMVRAGRAAKAAGVEVKA encoded by the coding sequence ATGATCCAGATGATCCCTGGCACGGTGACGCTGTCCACGCTGGAAGATATCTACCGCAACCTGACACCCGCCCGGCTGGATGCGTCGGCCCGCGAACCGGTGGAGGCCGCTGCCCGGATGGTGGCCGAGGCTGCCGCGGGCGAGGAAGCGGTCTATGGCATCAACACCGGTTTCGGCAAGCTGGCCTCGACCAAGATCGCGCCCGCGGACACCGCCACCCTGCAGCGCAACCTGATCCTGTCGCATTGCTGCGGCGTCGGCGAGGCGCTGCCGGAGGACAAGACCCGGCTGATGATGACGCTGAAGCTGTTGTCGATGGGCCGCGGTGCATCCGGCGTGCGCTGGCTGGTGATCGAGCAGATCGAACAGATGCTGGAACGCGGCGTGGTGCCGGTGATCCCGTCGCAGGGCTCGGTCGGCGCATCGGGCGATCTGGCGCCGCTGGCGCATATGGCGGCGGCGATGATCGGGGCAGGCGAGGCCACTTATGACGGCACCCGCATGTCCAGTGCCGAAGCCCTGAAAAAGGCCGGGCTGGAACCGATTGTGCTGGGTCCGAAGGAAGGCCTGGGGCTGATCAACGGCACCCAGTTTTCCACCGCCTGCGCGCTCGCCGGGCTGTTCGACGCCTGGCGCATGGCTGAGGCTTCGATGGCGATTGCTTCGCTGAGCACCGACGCCATCATGGGCTCCACCGCGCCGCTGATCGCGGACATCCACAGCCTGCGCGGCCATGCCGGCCAGATTGACGTGGCCCGCGAAATGCGCGCCATCATGGACGGCTCCGAGATCCGCGAGAGCCACCGCGAGGGCGATACCCGCGTGCAGGACCCCTATTGCATCCGCTGCCAGCCGCAGGTGGTGGGCGCGGCGCTGGACGTGCTGCGGATGGCCGCGAAGACGCTGGAGATCGAGGCCAACGCCGTCACCGACAACCCGCTGGTGCTGGTGAACGAGGGGCGCATCGTCTCGGGCGGCAACTTCCATGCCGAATACGTGGGCTTTGCCGCCGATCAGATCGCGCTGGCCGTGGCCGAGATCGGCGCCATCGCGCAGCGCCGGGTGGCCTTGATGGTGGATCCGACCCTCAGCCACGACCTGCCGCCGTTCCTGACCCCCGATCCGGGGCTGAACTCCGGCTTCATGATTGCCGAAGTCACCACCGCGGCGCTGATGAGCGAGAACAAGCATTTGGCCAACCCCTGCGTGACCGACTCGACCCCGACGTCGGCCAACCAGGAGGACCATGTGTCGATGGCCGCCCACGGCGCGCTGCGGCTTTCGAAGATGAACGCGAACCTGTCGGTGATCCTGGGCGTTGAAATGCTCTGCGCCGCGCAAGGGGTGGAGGCGCGCGCGCCGCTGAAAACCTCCGAGCGCCTGCAGGATGTGCTGGCGATGCTGCGCGAGGAGATCCCCGCGCTGGCCGAGGACCGCTATCTGGCACCCGACATTGAAACCGCCAGCGCCATGGTCCGCGCGGGCCGCGCCGCCAAGGCCGCGGGCGTGGAGGTGAAGGCATGA
- the hutG gene encoding N-formylglutamate deformylase yields the protein MIEITRGSSPLVLGLPHTGTDVPPDIWDCLNETGRALADTDWHIHDLYAGLAGEVTTVRTPIHRYVIDVNRDPAGLSLYPGQNTTTLVPLTDFDGLPIWRDGMEPDETETARRREAYHVPYHAALAAELERVKAIHGFAILYDCHSIRGDIPFLFEGRLPDFSIGTNMGATCDPAIEALTVAHCAAAEGYTSVLNGRFKGGWTTRHYGRPAEGLHAIQMELAQATYCQESPPWTYLPERADNLRAHLTQILTDLKNWRPSA from the coding sequence ATGATCGAGATTACCCGAGGGTCATCGCCGCTGGTGCTGGGGCTGCCCCACACCGGCACCGATGTGCCGCCGGACATCTGGGACTGCCTGAACGAGACCGGAAGGGCGCTGGCCGATACCGACTGGCACATCCACGACCTCTATGCCGGGCTGGCAGGGGAGGTGACAACCGTCCGCACGCCGATCCACCGCTATGTGATCGACGTGAACCGCGATCCCGCCGGACTCAGTCTCTATCCCGGGCAGAACACCACCACTTTGGTGCCCTTGACCGATTTTGACGGGCTGCCGATCTGGCGCGACGGCATGGAGCCGGACGAGACCGAAACCGCCCGCCGCCGCGAGGCCTATCACGTGCCGTACCACGCCGCGCTGGCAGCGGAACTGGAGCGGGTGAAGGCCATCCACGGCTTTGCCATCCTTTACGATTGCCACTCGATCCGCGGCGATATCCCGTTCCTGTTCGAGGGCCGGCTGCCGGATTTCAGCATCGGCACCAACATGGGCGCGACCTGCGACCCGGCGATCGAGGCGCTGACCGTCGCCCATTGCGCCGCGGCGGAGGGCTATACCTCGGTACTCAACGGCCGGTTCAAGGGCGGCTGGACCACGCGGCACTATGGCCGCCCGGCGGAGGGCCTGCATGCGATCCAGATGGAACTGGCGCAGGCGACCTACTGCCAGGAAAGCCCGCCCTGGACGTATCTGCCGGAGCGCGCGGACAACTTGCGCGCCCATCTCACCCAAATTCTGACTGATCTCAAAAACTGGAGGCCCTCGGCATGA